Part of the Sphingopyxis sp. 113P3 genome, CGCAGCACGATGACTGCGACGCCCAGCATGGAGAGGGTTACGCCGACGATCTGCAAAGCCGACGCGCGGTTACCGAAAAAGAGGCGATTGAACAGGAGGACGAGCGCCGGGATCGCCGCCTGAAGCAAAAGCCCGTTACTGGCGGTGGTGAATTGGAGGCCCGAATAGATGAAGGCATTGAAGGCCGCCACACCCGTCAGGCCAAGCAGCAGGACCGCCTTCCAGTGCGACAGGAGCCGTTGCCGATCGGCGCGCAAATGCCGCCAGGCAAAAGGCAGAAGGATCGCAAGCGCACCGCTCCACCTGACCAACGCCAAGGTAAATGGCGGAATGACACCGTGCACCGCTCGCCCGACAATGAAATTGCCCGACCAGAACAGGATCACGATGCAGAGCGTGGCGTAAGACCAGAGATCCATACCACTCGCCGGGGATCGATTCATATGCATGGCTGGCCCCGCATGTCAGACCAGACCGCGTGCGGCGCTGCCCCCGGCAGTCGTTAGCATGGTAGCGATATCGCGAAGCGCCTGTTCAAGAGCATCGCGCGAGCGCAGGCCGCCAAGGCACAGGCGAACCCCAGAGGGCGCCACGGCATCGACAATCGGCCCGTCGGGCGGCGTTAGCGCGATGGAGGCGCGCAAGGCGCGGGCGCTCAGCCGTTCGGCATCGAGCATGGGCATCGGCATCCAAACGTGGAGGCTGCGTCCTGCCCCCGGCACTGCCATCGCCTTGCCGAGGATCGACGATGCCAACTGCGTCCTCGCCTCGCTTTCGGTGATTACATCATCGGCGATCCTGTCGGCCGTTCCGTCCTGTTCCCACTGGCTGAAGACAAGACCGCCCAGCGAGGGTGGGCTGTAGCCAAAGGCCCGGATGCCCAGCAACAGTCGATCGCGAATATCTTCATTATCAGGCGGCAACAGGAAACCGAGCCGCAGGCCGGGCGCGACCGCCTTGGAAACGCCCGCGACCATCAACGTCCGTTCCGGCGCGAGATCCGCAAAGCAGTCCGCCGCTCCGGCATCGGCGAAGACGCGATAGGCATCGTCCTCGACGATCATCAGATCATGGGCACGGGCGACCTCGATGATTTCAGCGCGGCGCGCGGCATCGAGGCTGATCGTGGTCGGGTTTTGCAAGGTCGGGATTACAACTAGGACCTTGGCGCCAGTCTCCCCGGCGCAGCGGGAGAGCGCTTCGGGATCGATGCCGCGCGCATCCATGGCAACGCCCTGCAGGCGGTAGCCCGCATGGTCGGCCAGTGTCCGGATGCCGGGATAAGTCGCGGCTTCGCACAGGATCGTATCGCCGGGCCGCGCCAGCGCCGCGAAAGCAAGTGCAAGGCCATGCTGCCCGCCATTGCACTGAATGACCCGATCTGCCGTCGCGCGCGTCACGCCATGACGGCGCTTGAGCCAGGATGCCCCGGCCTCGCGGATCGAGGCCAAGCCTTCGGGCGGCGCATAGTTCACCGCAGTGCCAAGATCGGCGCGCTGGCGCACGCGGGACAGCCCCTCCCCGATCCAGCGCTCGGCAGGATCGAGCGGCGGCACATTATGCGCCATGTCTAGCGGGCCGGTGTCATGTGGCGCGGCATGCGGTCTTGCCCGGTCAGCGACGAAAGAACCCCGGCCCACATGGCTGGAAATGAACCCCCGCCGCTCCGCCTCGATATAGGCCCGGCTGACCGTGCCGACACTCAGGGACAGGCGGTGCGCCAGATCGCGCTGCGGTGGCAAACGGTCGCCGGGCACAAGGCGGCCATCGCGCACATCGCCCTCCAGCGCGGTCACGAGACGCTCGTACACCGGCGCGCTGCCCTTTGAGATATCCGGCTGCCAGTCCTTCATTGCCATTCCCGATCTATATTGAACCGGTTCAATATCACGTTTGACTCATAGTTCAATGATGATCATCCAGCTTCGCAGGAGAACATTATGGATACGAGTCTGCTTGCCCCGCTTGCGCTGTACAGTTTCGTCTGCACGGCCACGCCCGGCCCCAACAACATCATGCTCGCCTCGTCGGGGCTGGTTTTCGGATTCCGCCGGACCATCCCGCACATCTTCGGGATCAATTTCGGCTGTGCGCTCATGCTGGTGCTCAGCGGGCTGGGTCTGGGTGCGCTGTTCGAGGCATGGCCGGTGCTGCGCTGGGCAGTGCGGATCTTCGGTGCTGTCTATCTTGCCTGGCTGGCGGTGAAACTGTGGCAATCGGAAGGCGTCGAACGCCGCGAGGGCGCGCATCCGCTGACTTTCTTTCAGGCGGCTGCCTTCCAATTCGTCAATCCGAAGGCCTGGGCGATCACCATGCCCGCCATCGCCAGCTTTACCGTGCCCGGCCGGCCGCTCGCCCTGCAGCTCGGCGTTATCGTCGCAGCCTTCGTGTTGGTCGGCCTGCCTTCCATCGCAACCTGGGCGGCGATGGGCGCGGGGGCCCGCGAACTGCTGGAAAGCCGCAAGGGCATGATCGTGTTCGTGCGCGTGATGGCGGTTCTGACCGCGCTCACCGCCCTGCTGTTTCTGATCTGAAGGACAACGCAATGAACCGGGAAGACATGGAGATGTTCGCGGCGAACTGGATCGCCAACTGGAACGCGCGTGATCTCGACGCCATTCTGGCGCACTTTGCCGAGAAGGCGCGCTTCATCAGCCCCCTCGCAGCTGAGGTGACGGGGTCGCCGGTTATCGAAGGCAAGGCGGCCTTGCGCGCCTATTGGTCAAAGGCGCTGGAGGCTTCGTCCGATCTGCATTTCACCCTGATCGCTGCCGTCTGCGATATCGAACGCCAGGTGCTCGGCGTCCACTATGTGGCCCGGCGCAACGGCAAGGCGCGTCGCGCGCTGGAAACCATGCGCTTCGTGGACGACCGTCAGGTTGAAGGCGAGAGCTTCTACAGCGCTCAGGAACTGTCACTGAGCCAATGACCGGGCTGCGAGCGGGATCGCTGGTTCTCCTGAAGTCGGTAAGGACGATGTGTTGATGACGGTTTATGCAATCGGGCAGATTTCGATTCACGACCGGGCGCGCTACAATCGGTATGCTACCGCCTTCTCGGCGACGTTGACGCCCTATGGCGGATCGCTTCGGCTTCATCCAATTCACACAGCCGATACGCGTTCGCGCGTGGTGCCGCCAGTGCTTGCATCGGCCAATGGATCGCTTGCCATGAACGGCACGATGAACGAATCCAGTTCGTTGAACCCGTCGAAAGTCAGAACGGCTATCTGCATGTCTCTCTCGATATGGAAATGGCGCTATCGCTGCGCGGGATGGAAGGCGATGCGCAGGCCCAGCGCGATGAGCACGCCGCCGGTCAGGCCATCGAGCCAGCGCGCTACGGCCCCTTGCGCAAACCAGTGCCGCAGCGGACGGCTGCCAAGGATCAGGAGCGCGAACCAGGCCATGCCAAGCGTGGCATGAAGCGCCGCCAGCAACAGGCTGAAGCCAAGTACCGATGCTCCCGCCGGTACGAACTGCGGCAGGAAGCTCACATAGAAGACACCCATCTTGGGATTGAGCAGATTGGTGAGCAGGCCCTTCATGAACCAGTTGCCCGATCGTGATGGAGCGGATGGCAATGCCGGACTTGCTGCATCGGAGGGCGCGCGCGATTTGAGTGCCGCGCGAACCATACCCAGCCCCAGCCATAGCAAATAGGCCGCGCCTGCATATTGCAGGATCGTGTAGAGCGTGCCTGACAGCGCGAGCAACGCGCCAAGCCCCAGCGCCACCACCAGTCCCCAGGCAAGAACGCCCGCAATCACGCCTGCCGCCGCCGCGAGAGCCTGACGCGGCCCCTCGACGGCGAGCGTGCGCAGGACCAGTGCCATGTCGAGCCCGGGCGTGACGACAAGAAGCCCGGCGGCCAGCGTGAACCCGGCAAGCGCAGTCCAGATGGTCATGCTCCATTCCCTTCGATTTCAGCGAGAAATGAAGTGAGGATATCCCGGCCCTCCGGCCAATCGCCCAGATTGCTGCCCGCGTTGATATGGCCGAGCGGACCCAGCGCGATCAGCCGCGAACCCCATTGCCGGGCGCGTCGTTTGCTGTAATCGACCGTCCTATAAGGATCGTCCGCGCTGGCGACGATCAGGCTGGGAAACGGCAGCGGCTGCTCCGGTACTTGCGCGAAAGACCGCGCTTCATCCGGAAACACCTGTCCAGCGGGGTCGGGCACGGCGACCAGCATCGCGCCGGCTACCGGAGTTCCCCGCGCGGCCGCCCAATGCGCCACCAGCAGGCAGGCCAGGCTATGCGCGACCAGAATGGACGGGCGGTCCAGGGCCTCCACCGCCCGATCCAGCGCCTCGCACCAGTCGGCAAGTTCCGGTCGGTCCCAATCGGATGGTGCGAAGCGGGTCATGTCGGGATCGTTCCGCTCCCAATGGCTTTGCCAATGGTCCGGTCCCGAACCGCCTATGCCGGGAAGCAAGAGCACAGGGAGCGTCATGGCCGTGCCGTTTCCATGCGCATGAGTGTCTGCTGGCCGGAAGCACATAGCACCTCCTCTCCCTCACGCATTGCATGAACCTTGAGATCGCAGACCGTCAGCGCGCGGCCGGCGCGCAGCACTTCACCCGTGGCGCGCAGGCGTTCTCCCGCCGCCGGGCGGATAAGATTGAGCTTGTATTCGACTGTCAGGACATCCTCGCCATCCCCGAAGATCGAATAGGCCGCATAACCGCCCGCCACGTCGGCAATCGCACCAACCACGCCGCCATGAAGGAAGCCGTTCTGCTGGCAAAGATCAGCCCGGAACGGCAGATCGAGAACCACCTTGCCATGGCTGGCGTGGATCACCTCGGCCCCGATCAGCCCCATGAAGCTCTGACGCGAGAAGCTCGCGCGAACGCGTTCGAGCAGAAGCGGGTCATTGGCCCCGCTCATGATTCTGTCCTCCGGGGCACGCCATAATCAAGAGTGCCGAGGCGTTGCATCTCAGCCGTCTGGAACAGTTTGGGATCGGCCAGATAATCGCGCACCATGTCCAGCGTATCGAAGCCCCAGAATAGTTCCTCGCCGATCGCGAGAGTGGGCACGCCAAACACGCCATGCGCGATCGCCGCCTCGGTGTTGGCGCGGAGTCCCTCCTTTACATCCGCGCTTGCGATCCTGTCCTGCACATCGGAAAGACCAAGTTCACCGCCAAGCATCTCCAGTTCGGCACCATCGGTCAGATCCCGGCCTTGCGCAAACACCGCCCCGAACACGGCATCGACGGCATCCGCGCGGGCATCGAGCGCAATTAGCAGTCGCAGGGCCTCGACCGAACGAAATGGATGCGTATCGGGAAAGCGCAGCACGATACCGTTCCTGTCAGCAAGCCATTGGGACATACGATAGGTCTGCGCCCGCTTGGGCGGCACTTCCGCTGGGCCGATCAGGCCCCAGTGGTTGAGCAGCGCCCCCAGCAGCACCGGGACCGGGCGTATCTCCAGTCCGAAATCGTCTTCACGCAGGCGCTTCCACATCAGGAAGGCGAAGGGCGAGACGGGATCGAAATAGAAATTGGCCGGGGTCTTCGTGCTCATCTGGTTGCTCCTTGGGCCTCATCATTGTATCAAATTATGAGTCGATCAAATCAAACATTGTATTGGTTCAATCATGGCCGTTACCACGTCCCCCGTTCTTCATCTCGATGCCCTGGAGCTGCAAACACAGGCGCACGGCGATCTCTACGAAGCGCGTACAGCCTCCTTCGCTTCGCCGCTGGGTGCGCACATGCTGGGCGGAAGGCTGTTTGTGGTGCCGCCGGGAAAGCGGGCGTGGCCCTTTCACGGCCATCACGCGAATGAGGAACTGTTCGTGATCCTCTCCGGCAGCGGCCGCCTGCGCTATTCCGATGGCGACCATGCGTTGCGGGCAGGCGATGTCGCTCTGTGCCCGGCCAGCGGAGCGGCAAGTGCGCCAGATCATCAACACCGGCGATACGGACCTGCGCTATCTCGCCATCAGCACGATGAACGAGCCCGACGTTATCGACTATCCCGACAGCGGCAAGTTCGCGGTCATGGCAGGCGTCGCGCCCGGCGGCGACAAGGCGAGCCGGTCGGTGGACCATGTCGGGCGCTATGCCGATGCGGCAACCTACTGGGACGATGAGACATGACCGGGCGGCTCTCCACCGCCTCCGGCGAGTGCATCGCCACGCCGCCCGCGCTGCTCCTGCCGCCGGGCAAGCTGGTTGATCCCGGCGACCCGGAATGGGCCGCATTTGCGCGGAGTTGGGATGATCTGCCGCGCGACACATGGATGGCCGACGGCGGCACCTATCGCCGCAGACGCTATGCCGCCTTTGAGGTAACAGACAGGAAATGCACGCGTTTGCCGCATCGGCCGCATTACCAGGAGCGCGATCACAATCCATTGAATGGCGGCGTCGAACGCTGGTTCGCGCCAATGGCCGAAGCGCAAACCGGATCGCCGCTGTTTCAGGCGCTGGTGTTGGGCACTGCCTCACTTATCGCGAATACAAGCCCACAAGGTCCGAACTCCTGGGCGGTCGAGGCGCATCAATTTCGCATCGAAGCGCTGTCAGGACGGCCCGGCCTCCCCACGCCGGAGGGCATGCATCATGACGGGCGCGACTGGGTGCTGATCCTGCTTGTCGGCCGCAGTAACTACACTGGCGGCGAGAGCAGCGTCGAGGATGGCTCCGATACTTGCATCCTCGAACATCGGCTAACCCGTCCCGGCGAAGCACTGCTGCTGGATGACCGTACCGTCCGCCACAGCACAAAGCCGATCGAGTCCGCGATACCGGGCGCCCCAGCATGGCGGGACACGCTGGTTCTCACCTTCGCGCAAGCGCGGGAAAGTTGAGGGACGAGATGGACCGCTTCTTCGTCATAACCGGCGGACCGGGATCGGGCAAAGGCAGAGACAAACGCATCCGTCTCAACCAAAATCGGTTGAGACGGACACTGCGCGCCACTCGTTGAGTATAACAGCGTCGGAGGCGTGTTTGGCTTCGATTGCCGCGACCGTATCGCTTCCAAGTGGCAGGCGGACGGGCGGGTTCGGCGCATCGGCGAAGTCGACGATCACACGGGCCAGCCTGTCGGGGTCGCCGGGCTGGGTGTGGTTGAGGCCCGCCGCGCGACTCCTGACAGCGCCGGCGGTTTCCGCATAGTCGGGAATCGGATCAGCGCTGACGCTGAGCGAGGTGGCGTCGAGAAAGTCGGTGCGGAAATAGCCCGGCTCGATCACCGTCACATGGATACCGAGCGGCGCCAGTTCAGCATGGAGCGATTCCGACAGTCCCTCGACCGCGAACTTGGTCGAGCTGTAGACCCCAAACCCCGGTCCGCCGCGATAACCGCCGATCGAGGAGATATTGAGGATGCGCCCTGACCGCGCCGCGCGCATATGGGGCAGCACCGCGCGAGTGACGGCAAGCAAGCCAAAAACATTGGTGCGGTATACCGCTTCCACCTCCGCCGCCGTCGCCTCCTCCACCGCGCCCAGCAGACCGAACCCGGCATTGTTGAGCAGCACGTCGATCCGACCGAAGCGTTCCATGGCAGCCTGTGCGGCGGCTTTCGCCTGTGCCTCGTCCGTGACGTCGAGCGCGGCGGCGAGCAGATTGGGGTGATCCCCAAGCCGTTCGGTGATCGCCTTGGGATTGCGGGCGGTGGCGACCACATTGTCGCCCTGCGTCAGCGCGAGTTCGGCGATACGAGCACCAAAGCCCCGCGACGCGCCGGTGATGAACCATGTCTTCATGATGAAATCCTTTCGCGTATAGTCAGTTGGCCGGCACGGGTTCGACGCGCGACCAGAGATCGTTGAATGCGATGGCATCGAAAAAGGCCGATGCGCGCACGATCCGCCCGGCCCGCATGTCGAGGAACCAAGCGTATGTGTTGACGTAAGGCTCGCCGTCGCGGGCAGTGGCGCGTGCGTCGAAGAATACCACCACAGTGTCTCCGTCGGCATAAAGGCTGCGAACGGCGGGCTTCAGCGGCGTCTTCATCCGCGCGTTGAACGGGCGGATGACTTCGCGCATGAAGTCCTCCCGCGTGGGATAGGTTTTCGAAGCGACACTGTTGCCCTCGATCGTCCAGCGGGCGTCGTCCGCCAGCAGGTCGAACGGGCCGCCGGTGCCAGCGCGCCAGGCGTCGAAGCTGGCACCGATCACGGCCTTGTTGCGCTCTTCGGTTTCGGTGAGGGTCTGTGCCTGCGCTTCGGGCTGAAGCGCCATCAGGGCCAGCGCGGTCGCGCCGACGCCAAGCGCCGCATTGTAGATGCGGCTTGTGCGGGATTTCAAAGCGGTGAGCATGATGAAACTCCTTGATGGGGGAAGAAGGGAGCGGCGCTCCGGGCAAGGAGCACCGCTCAGGCGGGGGATCAGATGCGGTTTTCCCAGGCGTCGAGCTGGTGCTGTTTGAGCATGTCCTCGATGGCCTTGGGGCAGACGTTGCGGAACTTGCCTTCGTCCGCCGGGACGATCTCGATCATGCGATCGATCATCTCCTGCGGGTCCATCCGGCCCTCGGGCGTGGCGAAGAAATCGTCGAAGCCCTTGCGCAGATCGGCACGCTTGGTGAAGTTCACATTGTCGTCGAGCCAGCGGAACGGATTGTCGGCCATCGTCTCGTTGTAGCCGGTGTAATAGGCGCCCGGATTGATGGTCTGGACCTTGATGCCGTAAGCGCGAAGCTCCTGCTGCATCGCCTCCGCGAACGCCTCGAGGGCGTGCTTGGTGGAGACATAGGTGCCCCAGTTCGCCGGGGTGAACAGGCCGCCCATCGAGGAGGTGTAGACTACCTTCTTGCCCTGCGCCTTACCTTCGCGGACCCAGCGCTGGACGACGCCCTGCGTCAGCTCGAGCGGCAAGAAGACGTTCACTTCATAGTTCCTGCGAACGATATCGACGGGGATTTCCCACACCGGGCCGGGTTCGCCCATGCCGGCATTGTTCCACAGCACGTCAAAGTCCCACTTGAACGCCTGTTTGATGTCATAGGGATCGGTGAGGTCGAGCCGCTCGACACGGATCTTGTCGGACAGCCCCAGCGCTTCGACTTCCTCGCGCAGCGGCGTGACCTGCGAGGAGACCTGCGCCGTGGCGATGATATTATGCCCGTTGCGGGCCATGCCGATGGCAGCAGCCTTGCCAAAGCCCGTGGCGCCGCCGGTGATGAGGATGGTCTTGGTCGTCATGATGAATATCCTTTCAAGGTCTTGAGTGCATTGAGATCTGTTGGTGAGTAATCAGCTGCCGATCGCCGCCGCAGCGGCCTCTGCTATGGCGAGATCCTGCGCGACCGCGCCGCCGGAGACCCCGACCGCGCCGATCAACGTGCCTTGGGCGTCCCGGATAGGGAGGCCGCCGGCGAAGACGACGAGGCCGCCATTGCTGTTCTCCAGCCCCGGCGAGGTGCCGCCGGTCTTGCAGAACTCGCCGACATCCTGTGTCGCCATGCCGAAGAGCGCCGATGTGCGGGCCTTGCCGATGGCGATGTCGATGGAGCCGAGCAGCGCTCCGTCCATCCGGCTGAACGCCTTCAGGTGGACGGCGCCGTCGAGAACCGCAATGTTCGCGGCAACGCCGATTTCAGAAGCCCGGGCCTCGCCGGCGGCGATGACTGTCCGGGCCTGGTCGATGGTAATCATGCCAGTTCTCCTGCCTTCGAGGATCGGGACGGAGAGGAAGTTCCCCGTTCCGATAAGACAGGTTTAGGCGGCGGCGATGCGGGGGTATTTCCACATCCTGCGGAGCGATGCGCAGATATTGCTGAAGTAAATGTCCTGCGAACCTGTGGTACGAATTACCGGCGATGCTGCTCGCGGTATTGACCGGGCGTCAGGCCGGTCGCCTTGCGGAACACACGGATGAAGTTCGCCTGCGAGCCGAAGCCGGTATCGAGCGCGATTTCCACAAGCGAACTATGATGGAGCGCCAGCTTCTCGCGCGCGGCCTGCACGCGCCGCTCGGTGACATAACGGTGCGGTGTCAGGCCGGTTGCCTCACGAAACAGACGCGAGAAGTGAAACGGACTGAGAAATGCCTCCGCCGCAAGATCGTCAAGCGAAAGGTCGTCGGCTAGCCGCGCCTCGATGAAATCGAGCACGCGCGCGAGGCGTCGCGGCTCCAGCGAGGGGGCGCGGCTCGGCGGCCGCCAGCGGTCCGCCGCATAGTGCCCAAGCAGATGCCCGGCGAGCGCCGCCTGCATTCCGTCGACGAACAGCCGGTCGGTCGACTGCACCTCGCGGCCGAGCATCGAACGGAACGCCATCCCGATCTGATGCAGCATCGGATCGGCAAAGCCTCCGGCATAGGCGAGACGCACCTTGTCGGGATCGAGATCGTAATCAGCGAGCGCGCTGTGATCGATCAGCGTGGAGGGCAGATAGAGATGCAGGCATTCCATCGAGCCGGTGAGTTCAATACGGCTTTCCTCCGTGCCCACCGGCACGATCCAGCCCATGCCGGGCTGAGCGAAGACCTCCTGCGTCTGCCCGTCGCCCGTGCGACTGACTCCCGCCCGGCCCGAAAGCATCAGCACTACCTCCGTGCATTGCGGCGTCAGTGCCGCCTGCTCGCCGGGTTGCAGCAACCGATGCTCCACGCGCAATGTCGGCCAGTCCACCGCATCGCTGAGCGGCTGGCTCGACAGATATTTGATGTCCCCATGCGCCTGCAAAACCATGCCGCACCTCAGCGCAATTTTAACTCAATATAGAAAACGCGCAATAATGCTGAGATAGTGGTCGTTCCGGAGCATAAAGGGTCGTCGTATCCTTTGTGACTTCGACGAAGGGATCGTGGCGCATCGTCGTCCAGTCAAGCAGACCCGGCACCTTCCATCGCGTGTCGCCCGTCCCGTTGCCGGCGATCTTCATGACCGCGGAAACCAGCTCATGATCCCAGATGCGGCCATAGTCCGGCCCGGTCACGGCGCGCAGCTCGGTTCGCCCGTCTCCGGTCTCGAGGGTCTTCACCAGTTCGCCGCGATGCGCGAGCAAGCCGTGCTGCATGTTGATCCCCGCCAGGGCCGCAGGCAGCTGGCGCAAATATCCCGCGGGTGCGCCCACGAGACTGCAGAGCTGGCCGAACGACCAGTGCGTGGGAGCCACGGGCTCGGGCCGTTCGGGCAGGATGAGGCTCAGGCGCTCGGGATTGTCGGCAGCCGCTTCGACGCGGATCGCGCGTGTTTCGACCGTGCGCGCCGTTGCCGCCTCGGCGCGCGCCCGGACAGTTTCATAAAGGTCGCCGAGTGACAGGAACCGTTCGTCGTCAGGGCGCGAAAACCATTCCGAAGAAACGCGGCCGATCCGCTGTCCGCGCGAGATGTCGACCTTATAGCCCTGGGGTTTGCCGGCGGATTGGCTCGGGCTGGGAAATGTCATGGCTGTTCTCCACGACGGGTCCGGGAGCCTCTCTCCCGGCAAATGCCCGTCACGGCATGCCGCAGGCCCTCTCCCTCTCCAGCGAAAAGCGGGAGCGCGGCGCAACGCTCGCCCGCCAGCTCAACTGTTCAAGGCCATTTCATTCCAAAAAATGCCCGTTTGAAACAATCCCCGACCATCCAACCTGCCCATCAAGATCATATGATGGAGTATGATTTTGACCTGATCGTAATTGGAGCTGGCTCGGGCGGGGTCCGCGCGGCGCGTGTCGCGGCAGCCCATGGCGCCAACGTGGCTGTTGCGGAGGAACATCGCGTCGGCGGCACCTGCGTGATCCGCGGCTGCGTGCCCAAGAAGATGTTGGTCTATGGCTCGCATTTCGCCGAAGATGTGCGCGATGCCGCACATTATGGCTGGAATCTAGGCGAGACGAGCTTCGAATGGGAGACGCTGCGCGACAATATCAATGCCGATGTGGATCGGCTTGAGGGTCTCTATACCAACACGCTCGACAACAATGATGTGGAGCTTTTCCGCGAGCGCGCTACCATCTCCGGGCCGAACAAGGTGATGCTCCAGAGCGGCCGCGAGGTGAGTTCCCGATATATTCTCGTTGCGACCGGTGCGTGGCCTATGGTGCCCAAGGTACCGGGGGCCGAGTTAGGCATTACCTCCAACGAGGTCTTCTATCTCGAGAAACTGCCCCGGCGCGTTATGATCGCTGGCGCCGGCTATATCGCCAACGAATTTGCGGGCATCTTCCATGCGCTGGGCTGCCACGTAACGGTGGTCAACCGCTCGGACCAGATCCTGCGCGGTTACGATGAGCAAATTCGCGACCGGCTGCTCCAAATCTCCACCCAGAAGGGAATCGAGTTCATCTTCAACGCCAACTTCGAGAGAATCGAAAAGAAGGACGACGAAACGCTCCGCGTTCATTTTGACGAGCACCCCGGTTGCGACACCGACCTTCTGCTGTTCGCAATCGGCCGCAGCCCGAAAATCGAAGGGCTTGGCCTCGAGGAGGCCGGAGTGAAAATCGACGACAAGGGCGCAATTATGGTCGACGCCGATTACCGTTCGTCGGTGCCGTCGATCTTCGCGATTGGCGATGTCACCAATCGGGTGCAATTGACCCCCGTCGCGATCCGCGAGGGCCAGGCCTTCGCAGATGCTATCTTCGGCAACAAGCCGACCCGAGTCGACTATGCGACGATCCCGAGCGCGGTTTTCTCCAGTCCACCAATGGCGGGTGTCGGGTTTACCGAGCGCGAAGCGCGCGAACAGTTCGGCGCGGTGAAAATCTACACCTCGGATTTCAGGCCGATGCGCAATGTCCTCGCCGGGCGACAGGAACGATCACTCTACAAACTGGTCGTCCATGCCGAAACCGACGTCGTCCTGGGCATTCACATGATCAGCCCCGACGCCCCCGAAATCCTGCAAGCGGCCGCGATTGCGGTGAAAGCACGACTCACCAAGGCACAGTTCGACGAGACTATCGCGCTTCACCCTTCGATGGCCGAGGAGTTGGTACTTATGCGGTGAACTTGGCGTCGTTGTTTCAGCACGTCGACTTCGAAACTCGCCGGTCCAACCCGAAACGAAGCGCTCCAACGGGCGCGCCTCACACAGCGGACAAATCAATTTCATCCCGGGCTTGAATCACGATACTTCTTGAGTTACATGATAGGAGACCCGCTGTCGGAGCCTGTCATGAGTGAGGAAACCTTTGATGAAACTCTATGAGATGGAATTTGGCGTCTATCCGCGCCGTGTGAGCATTTACCTCGCCGAGAAAGGGATAACGGATGTCGAACGTTCGCCCTTCGACCTGAGCCAGGGCTGGCCGCCCAAAGACATGCCGAAGCTGTCGTCGCTCGGCACCGTGCCGATCCTGCAAGTCGATCAGGACATCATCATCCGGTCATCGATTGCGATCCTCGAGTATCTCGAGGAACGCTACCCGACGCCTCCCATGATCGGGGGCACGCTGGCCGAAAAGGCCCGCACGCGAGAATTCGTCGCCCTCGCAGACGAGGCGACCACCATGTTCAGCTTCTGGGTTCGCAAGGCCAGCCCCCTCTTCACTGGCCGGGAGGAGCTCAATCGCGATGCGGCCCGGCTTGGCGCAGAATGGTATTATCGCCGGCTCCGGGAAATCGACATGCTGATGTCCGAGAAGGAATGCGAATTCCTCGTTGGGAATGCTCCCACGATTGCCGACTGCATCACCTATTCGACGATTCAATTCGCTCACGATCTGTATGATGTACCCTATCCCGACGATGCGCCGCGTCTCATGGATTGGTTCCATCGGTTCGCAGCCCGCCCGAGTGCGACGAGCGTGCCCTTTCCGGCCGATCTTCGGGCCGCGACGCAGGGCTTGCCCGCTCTGACCTGGGAAGACTGAAAGATGGACGTCGCGATCGAAGCGGCGCGCCGCCAAATTGAGAGCGCCGTCCATCATCATGATAAGAGGCCATATGTCCGTGCGTTTCACGACGCGACGACAAACGCATTCAGCTATGTCGTCCATGACCCTGTGAGCCGGAAGGGCGCTGTGATCGACCCCGTTATGGGATTCGATCCAG contains:
- a CDS encoding 2OG-Fe dioxygenase family protein; translation: MTGRLSTASGECIATPPALLLPPGKLVDPGDPEWAAFARSWDDLPRDTWMADGGTYRRRRYAAFEVTDRKCTRLPHRPHYQERDHNPLNGGVERWFAPMAEAQTGSPLFQALVLGTASLIANTSPQGPNSWAVEAHQFRIEALSGRPGLPTPEGMHHDGRDWVLILLVGRSNYTGGESSVEDGSDTCILEHRLTRPGEALLLDDRTVRHSTKPIESAIPGAPAWRDTLVLTFAQARES
- a CDS encoding oxidoreductase, which codes for MKTWFITGASRGFGARIAELALTQGDNVVATARNPKAITERLGDHPNLLAAALDVTDEAQAKAAAQAAMERFGRIDVLLNNAGFGLLGAVEEATAAEVEAVYRTNVFGLLAVTRAVLPHMRAARSGRILNISSIGGYRGGPGFGVYSSTKFAVEGLSESLHAELAPLGIHVTVIEPGYFRTDFLDATSLSVSADPIPDYAETAGAVRSRAAGLNHTQPGDPDRLARVIVDFADAPNPPVRLPLGSDTVAAIEAKHASDAVILNEWRAVSVSTDFG
- a CDS encoding nuclear transport factor 2 family protein; this translates as MLTALKSRTSRIYNAALGVGATALALMALQPEAQAQTLTETEERNKAVIGASFDAWRAGTGGPFDLLADDARWTIEGNSVASKTYPTREDFMREVIRPFNARMKTPLKPAVRSLYADGDTVVVFFDARATARDGEPYVNTYAWFLDMRAGRIVRASAFFDAIAFNDLWSRVEPVPAN
- a CDS encoding SDR family oxidoreductase; its protein translation is MTTKTILITGGATGFGKAAAIGMARNGHNIIATAQVSSQVTPLREEVEALGLSDKIRVERLDLTDPYDIKQAFKWDFDVLWNNAGMGEPGPVWEIPVDIVRRNYEVNVFLPLELTQGVVQRWVREGKAQGKKVVYTSSMGGLFTPANWGTYVSTKHALEAFAEAMQQELRAYGIKVQTINPGAYYTGYNETMADNPFRWLDDNVNFTKRADLRKGFDDFFATPEGRMDPQEMIDRMIEIVPADEGKFRNVCPKAIEDMLKQHQLDAWENRI
- a CDS encoding GlcG/HbpS family heme-binding protein — its product is MITIDQARTVIAAGEARASEIGVAANIAVLDGAVHLKAFSRMDGALLGSIDIAIGKARTSALFGMATQDVGEFCKTGGTSPGLENSNGGLVVFAGGLPIRDAQGTLIGAVGVSGGAVAQDLAIAEAAAAAIGS
- a CDS encoding helix-turn-helix domain-containing protein, with translation MVLQAHGDIKYLSSQPLSDAVDWPTLRVEHRLLQPGEQAALTPQCTEVVLMLSGRAGVSRTGDGQTQEVFAQPGMGWIVPVGTEESRIELTGSMECLHLYLPSTLIDHSALADYDLDPDKVRLAYAGGFADPMLHQIGMAFRSMLGREVQSTDRLFVDGMQAALAGHLLGHYAADRWRPPSRAPSLEPRRLARVLDFIEARLADDLSLDDLAAEAFLSPFHFSRLFREATGLTPHRYVTERRVQAAREKLALHHSSLVEIALDTGFGSQANFIRVFRKATGLTPGQYREQHRR
- the gorA gene encoding glutathione-disulfide reductase, with amino-acid sequence MMEYDFDLIVIGAGSGGVRAARVAAAHGANVAVAEEHRVGGTCVIRGCVPKKMLVYGSHFAEDVRDAAHYGWNLGETSFEWETLRDNINADVDRLEGLYTNTLDNNDVELFRERATISGPNKVMLQSGREVSSRYILVATGAWPMVPKVPGAELGITSNEVFYLEKLPRRVMIAGAGYIANEFAGIFHALGCHVTVVNRSDQILRGYDEQIRDRLLQISTQKGIEFIFNANFERIEKKDDETLRVHFDEHPGCDTDLLLFAIGRSPKIEGLGLEEAGVKIDDKGAIMVDADYRSSVPSIFAIGDVTNRVQLTPVAIREGQAFADAIFGNKPTRVDYATIPSAVFSSPPMAGVGFTEREAREQFGAVKIYTSDFRPMRNVLAGRQERSLYKLVVHAETDVVLGIHMISPDAPEILQAAAIAVKARLTKAQFDETIALHPSMAEELVLMR